One window of the Ramlibacter henchirensis genome contains the following:
- a CDS encoding CaiB/BaiF CoA transferase family protein — MNASTDESGPLAGLKVLEFSGLGPGPFAGMLLADMGADVVRVDRPTGRQADPADITGRGKRSVALDLKSEAGLATARGLAGKADVLIEGFRPGVMERLGLGPDELLAANPRLVYGRITGWGQHGPLAHVAGHDLNYIAITGALDAIGERGGRPVPPLNLVGDFGGGSMFLLFGVLCALHERTRSGRGQVIDAAMTDGVMAMLAPILALRAAGQWAGPRGSNLLDGGAPFYNTYRCADGKYIALGPIEPQFYRLLREKLGLLDAPEFDDQMDTARWPNLARRLELVVATRTRSEWTALLEGTDVCFAPVLDFEEAPGHPHNRARGSHYVQDGVTQPAPAPRYSRTPTRQPLSPRGIGADAAAVCDDWGLERQS, encoded by the coding sequence ATGAACGCTTCGACGGACGAAAGCGGGCCGCTCGCCGGCCTGAAGGTGCTCGAATTCTCGGGCCTGGGTCCTGGCCCCTTCGCGGGGATGCTGCTGGCCGACATGGGCGCCGACGTCGTGCGGGTGGACCGGCCCACTGGTCGCCAGGCTGACCCGGCGGACATCACGGGTCGCGGCAAGCGCTCTGTCGCACTCGACCTGAAGTCCGAGGCGGGCCTTGCCACTGCGCGCGGCCTGGCTGGCAAGGCCGACGTGCTGATCGAGGGCTTCCGTCCCGGCGTGATGGAGCGCCTGGGTCTCGGACCCGACGAGCTGCTGGCCGCGAATCCGCGCCTGGTCTACGGGCGCATCACCGGTTGGGGCCAGCACGGGCCGCTCGCGCACGTCGCGGGGCACGACCTGAACTACATCGCGATCACCGGCGCGCTGGACGCCATCGGCGAACGCGGCGGGCGGCCGGTCCCGCCGCTGAACCTAGTAGGCGATTTCGGCGGCGGCTCGATGTTTCTGCTCTTCGGCGTGCTGTGCGCGTTGCACGAACGGACGCGTTCGGGCCGTGGCCAGGTCATCGACGCGGCGATGACGGACGGGGTCATGGCGATGCTCGCACCGATCCTCGCGCTGCGCGCCGCGGGGCAGTGGGCCGGGCCGCGGGGCAGCAACCTGCTCGACGGCGGCGCGCCGTTCTACAACACATACCGCTGCGCCGATGGCAAGTACATCGCGCTGGGGCCGATCGAGCCGCAGTTCTACCGGTTGCTGCGCGAGAAGCTCGGCCTGCTCGATGCGCCGGAGTTCGATGACCAGATGGACACAGCGCGCTGGCCGAATCTCGCCCGGCGCCTGGAGCTCGTCGTCGCCACGAGGACGCGCTCCGAATGGACGGCGCTGCTCGAAGGCACGGACGTGTGCTTCGCGCCCGTGCTGGACTTCGAGGAGGCGCCCGGCCACCCGCACAACCGCGCGCGCGGCTCGCACTACGTCCAGGACGGCGTCACGCAGCCAGCGCCGGCACCGCGCTATTCGCGCACGCCGACCCGGCAGCCGCTGTCGCCTCGCGGCATCGGCGCAGACGCCGCCGCCGTGTGCGACGACTGGGGTTTGGAGAGACAGTCATGA
- a CDS encoding SDR family NAD(P)-dependent oxidoreductase — protein MTQEVAIVTGSAQGVGLGIATVYARAGALVVGCDRQAAPDSLARLSNYHHVEADLITDGAAKRIVDACVERHGRLDTLVNNAGVGNGQPFEKTTQEDFKRFHEINVTALIECCRHALPHLKRSHGSIVNISSAFGLVGAAQSAGYVPTKYAVVGITRMLATEYGRDGVRINAVAPGLIHSPGTAQRIASNAWWHRMMIEGAPLGRVGQPEEIGEACLFLSSPKAGFITGVVLPVDGGWSVAKFLPNPDFA, from the coding sequence ATGACCCAAGAAGTCGCCATCGTCACCGGCAGCGCGCAAGGCGTGGGCCTTGGCATCGCCACGGTCTACGCGCGCGCTGGCGCGCTCGTCGTCGGGTGCGACCGCCAGGCCGCGCCCGACAGCCTGGCGCGGCTGTCGAACTACCACCACGTCGAGGCTGACCTGATCACTGACGGCGCCGCGAAGCGCATCGTCGACGCCTGTGTGGAGCGCCACGGCCGGCTCGACACGCTGGTCAACAACGCCGGCGTGGGCAACGGCCAGCCGTTCGAGAAGACCACGCAGGAAGACTTCAAGCGGTTCCATGAAATCAATGTCACAGCATTGATCGAATGCTGCCGTCATGCGCTGCCGCACCTGAAGCGGTCGCACGGCTCGATCGTGAACATCTCCTCGGCGTTCGGGCTGGTCGGTGCGGCGCAGTCCGCCGGTTACGTCCCCACGAAGTACGCCGTCGTCGGCATCACCCGGATGCTGGCCACCGAGTACGGGCGCGATGGCGTGCGCATCAACGCCGTGGCGCCGGGCCTGATCCACTCGCCCGGCACCGCGCAGCGCATCGCCAGCAACGCATGGTGGCACCGCATGATGATCGAAGGTGCGCCGCTGGGCCGCGTGGGCCAGCCGGAAGAGATCGGGGAGGCCTGCCTGTTCCTGTCATCGCCCAAAGCCGGCTTCATCACTGGCGTCGTGCTGCCGGTCGACGGTGGGTGGTCGGTGGCCAAGTTCCTGCCCAACCCGGACTTCGCGTGA
- a CDS encoding ABC transporter permease yields the protein MGTLIGIPLQAFLSQLLVGLINGSMYALLSLGLAVIFGMLRVVNFAHGAFYMVGAFAAWMLQQYLELGYWIGLVVAPLLVAALAMLVERSMLARLYRLDALYGMLFTFGLALAVEGLFFEWFGTGGQFYPVPEQLAKSVDLGFMVLPLYRAWVVVVSLVVSLGVWLLIEKTRIGAQLRASTHNPGLVQIFGINVPMLMTLTFALGVALAAFGGVLSAPLFQATPLMGQNIIIIVFAVVVIGGMGSIRGAIVTGYALGLCEAVAKIVYPQGAGMTVFVLMVLVLLLRPQGLFGGGVPAAAASHEEVHRHSASPRAQLAIAGATLLAFAVLPWVIYPVAAMNILCFALFSAAFNLLLGYVGMVSFGHAAFFGGAAYVTAYSLKTWGVTAEVALVLSVTFAALQGLVIGYLAIRRKGIYFAMITLALAQMFYFICLQVPATGGDDGIQGVPPARLFGVLVLDDPTVKYYVVAAAVVLGLGIVWRVVHSPFGYVLQAIRDNEPRAISLGYRVDRYKLGAFVISSALAGLAGGLKAIAFQFASLADVAWQTSGVAILTTLIGGIGTMLGPIIGSALIVGLERFLATSGYPVHVVLGVVFMLAVLAFRRGIVGFARPMFKRASPGAGGEPNTPDVAKHS from the coding sequence ATGGGCACCCTTATCGGCATTCCGCTGCAAGCCTTCCTGAGCCAGTTGCTGGTCGGCCTGATCAACGGCTCGATGTACGCGCTCCTGAGCCTTGGCCTGGCGGTCATCTTCGGCATGCTGCGCGTCGTCAACTTCGCGCACGGTGCGTTCTACATGGTCGGCGCATTTGCGGCCTGGATGCTGCAGCAGTATCTGGAGCTGGGCTACTGGATTGGCCTCGTCGTCGCGCCGCTGCTGGTTGCGGCGCTCGCGATGCTCGTGGAGCGCAGCATGCTCGCAAGGCTGTACCGGCTCGATGCGCTGTACGGCATGCTGTTTACCTTCGGACTTGCGCTGGCAGTGGAAGGGCTGTTCTTCGAGTGGTTCGGCACCGGCGGGCAGTTCTATCCAGTGCCCGAACAGCTTGCCAAGAGCGTGGACCTCGGCTTCATGGTGCTGCCGCTGTATCGCGCCTGGGTCGTGGTGGTCTCGCTCGTGGTGTCGCTAGGCGTGTGGCTCTTGATCGAGAAGACGCGGATCGGCGCCCAATTGCGTGCATCCACGCACAACCCCGGACTGGTGCAGATCTTCGGCATCAACGTGCCGATGCTGATGACACTGACGTTCGCGCTCGGCGTCGCGCTGGCCGCCTTCGGTGGCGTGCTGTCGGCGCCGCTGTTCCAGGCCACGCCGCTGATGGGCCAGAACATCATCATCATCGTGTTCGCCGTGGTGGTGATCGGTGGCATGGGCTCGATTCGCGGCGCCATCGTCACGGGCTACGCGCTCGGGCTTTGTGAGGCAGTGGCCAAGATCGTGTATCCGCAGGGCGCGGGCATGACCGTGTTCGTGCTGATGGTCCTGGTGCTGCTGCTAAGACCGCAGGGGCTGTTCGGCGGTGGCGTGCCGGCTGCGGCGGCGTCGCACGAGGAGGTCCATCGTCATTCCGCGTCGCCGCGGGCCCAGCTCGCAATCGCGGGAGCGACGCTGCTGGCCTTCGCGGTCCTGCCGTGGGTGATCTACCCTGTGGCCGCGATGAACATCCTGTGCTTTGCGCTGTTCTCGGCCGCTTTCAACCTGCTGCTCGGATACGTGGGCATGGTGTCGTTCGGCCACGCGGCATTCTTCGGCGGTGCCGCCTACGTGACGGCTTATTCCCTAAAGACATGGGGCGTCACCGCCGAAGTCGCGTTGGTGCTGAGCGTCACCTTCGCGGCGCTGCAGGGCCTGGTGATCGGTTACCTCGCCATCCGCCGCAAGGGCATCTATTTCGCGATGATCACCTTGGCCCTGGCCCAGATGTTCTATTTCATCTGCCTGCAGGTTCCGGCCACGGGGGGGGACGACGGGATCCAGGGCGTGCCGCCGGCGCGCCTGTTCGGGGTGCTTGTCCTCGACGACCCGACGGTGAAGTACTACGTCGTCGCGGCCGCCGTGGTCTTGGGGCTGGGGATCGTCTGGCGCGTCGTGCATTCGCCGTTCGGCTATGTGCTGCAGGCGATCCGCGACAACGAGCCGCGGGCGATCTCGCTCGGCTACCGCGTCGATCGATACAAGCTCGGCGCGTTCGTGATCTCGTCGGCGCTGGCCGGTCTGGCCGGCGGCCTCAAGGCGATCGCGTTTCAGTTCGCGTCGCTTGCGGACGTGGCGTGGCAGACCTCGGGCGTGGCGATCCTCACGACTTTGATCGGCGGGATCGGCACGATGCTGGGGCCGATCATCGGCTCGGCGCTGATCGTCGGCCTCGAACGCTTCCTTGCGACTTCCGGCTACCCGGTGCACGTGGTGCTGGGCGTCGTATTCATGCTCGCGGTACTCGCGTTCAGGCGGGGCATCGTCGGCTTCGCGAGGCCCATGTTCAAACGTGCCTCCCCCGGCGCGGGGGGCGAACCCAACACACCGGACGTTGCCAAGCATTCGTGA
- a CDS encoding AMP-binding protein yields the protein MRTEAVMATGPDSPCPYRGTTPPRDECVLRDLLQKRAETHPDAPFIRTVDGGKISYAEFARQVRNAAAALQRLGVKQGDTVTVWLPNGTDMLRVWFAINWLGAVYVPINTAYRGGVLQHVLENAGSHLLVSCADLTPRLPGLQLGALRTLVEFGDGGVSLPDVERHDASVLLQAGEPADPERPIEPWDPQCIIFTSGTTGPSKGVLSSYAQLWGTSGSRSFYMLDGSDCALVFGPLFHIAGTVPVYAMLQHGGSIALAEFVTNRFWDDVRATNATFTILLGVMCDFLWKLPPSPEDRSHPLRKVMMIPRPDNAQAFADRFGLRFWTMYNMTELNVPLMSEPNPATPGACGRVRSGTELRIVDAFDREVEPGATGELVVRCDSPWRLNSGYFRNPEATAAAWRNGWFHTGDAMRRDEHGNYFFVDRMKDAIRRRGENISSFEVEVEILAHPAVRECAVVGVRAASEDEVLAVVSTVPGTSLDPAELLDFLRPRLAHFMLPRYVRVLEELPRTPTQKVEKYRLRDMGVTPDTWDREASGIKVQRDRIKLS from the coding sequence ATGAGAACCGAAGCCGTCATGGCCACGGGCCCCGACAGCCCTTGTCCCTACCGTGGGACGACGCCGCCGCGTGACGAGTGCGTGCTGCGTGACCTGCTGCAAAAACGGGCCGAGACTCACCCCGACGCACCTTTCATCCGCACCGTGGACGGCGGCAAGATCAGCTACGCGGAGTTCGCGCGCCAGGTTCGCAACGCGGCGGCCGCGCTGCAGCGCCTGGGCGTGAAGCAGGGCGACACGGTCACGGTGTGGCTGCCCAACGGCACCGACATGCTGCGCGTGTGGTTTGCGATCAACTGGCTGGGCGCGGTCTACGTGCCGATCAACACCGCCTACCGGGGCGGCGTGCTGCAGCATGTGCTGGAAAACGCCGGCTCGCACCTCCTCGTGAGCTGCGCCGACTTGACGCCGCGTCTGCCCGGGCTGCAGCTGGGCGCGCTGCGCACGCTCGTCGAATTCGGTGACGGCGGCGTGTCGCTGCCGGACGTCGAGCGTCACGACGCGTCGGTGCTGCTGCAGGCGGGCGAGCCAGCCGACCCCGAACGGCCGATCGAGCCGTGGGACCCGCAGTGCATCATCTTCACCTCGGGCACCACGGGCCCTTCGAAAGGCGTACTCAGTTCCTACGCGCAGCTCTGGGGCACCAGCGGCAGCCGCAGCTTCTACATGCTGGATGGCAGCGACTGCGCACTGGTCTTCGGACCGTTGTTTCACATTGCCGGCACGGTCCCGGTGTACGCGATGCTGCAGCACGGGGGCAGCATCGCCCTCGCCGAATTCGTCACGAACCGCTTCTGGGACGATGTGCGCGCCACCAACGCCACCTTCACGATCCTGCTCGGGGTGATGTGCGACTTCCTGTGGAAGCTGCCGCCGTCGCCCGAAGATCGCTCGCACCCGCTGCGGAAGGTGATGATGATCCCGCGGCCCGACAATGCGCAAGCGTTCGCCGATCGGTTCGGTCTGCGCTTCTGGACCATGTACAACATGACCGAGCTCAACGTGCCGCTCATGTCCGAGCCCAACCCGGCAACACCCGGTGCGTGTGGCCGCGTGCGGTCAGGCACCGAACTGCGTATCGTGGACGCCTTCGACCGCGAGGTGGAGCCGGGCGCCACGGGCGAGCTGGTGGTGCGCTGCGACTCACCCTGGCGGCTGAACTCCGGCTATTTCCGCAACCCCGAGGCCACGGCTGCTGCGTGGCGCAACGGCTGGTTCCACACCGGCGACGCGATGCGGCGCGACGAACACGGGAACTACTTCTTCGTCGATCGCATGAAGGACGCGATCCGGCGGCGCGGCGAGAACATCTCTTCATTCGAAGTCGAAGTCGAAATCCTGGCGCACCCCGCGGTGCGCGAGTGCGCGGTGGTCGGCGTGCGCGCCGCCTCCGAAGACGAGGTGCTCGCCGTGGTTTCGACTGTGCCCGGCACCAGCCTCGACCCGGCCGAACTGCTGGACTTCTTGCGGCCGCGCCTCGCGCACTTCATGCTGCCGCGATACGTGCGCGTGCTCGAGGAATTGCCGCGCACGCCGACACAGAAAGTCGAGAAGTACCGCCTGCGCGACATGGGCGTGACACCCGACACATGGGATCGGGAGGCCAGCGGCATCAAGGTACAGCGGGACCGGATCAAGCTTTCATGA
- a CDS encoding flavin-containing monooxygenase, whose product MKDAEMDGSKKLKIAVIGGGASGIMTVLKLREIGQTDVQVFERASEIGGTWRDNRYPGIACDVPSHLYRFSFAPNPDWTHVCASGSEILDYLRRVYEDFDIQRHVVFNAEVKAATYNGGRWTLETTVGTRGPFDVVITAMGILRQPALPDIPGLDSFAGTMFHTLHWPAGLQLEGKRVGIIGTGSTATQIVSAIVSKTSKLSVFQRTAQWIMPLPNTPVPDEEKERFRRDPVLMQKRYDDLADDFNNKWAAAIVGQAPRVYAHIERTCRENLEQSVKDPVLREKLRPDYKVGCKRLVMSDSFYNAIQQPNAELVTDRIEAIEPNGVRTVDGRLHELDVLILATGFNAHATFEPMKIIGRNGLTLEDAWKDSAQAYLAVAIPGFPNFFMIGGPNSPIGNFSFLMTAERQCGYATRMIQHMVVTGVKAVAPKADATREFNEAVRKQMGSTIWSSGCRSWYMDKKGNIASWPWTFQRFEDMMGMPELDHYEQYDEAHA is encoded by the coding sequence ATGAAGGACGCAGAAATGGACGGCAGCAAGAAACTCAAGATCGCGGTGATTGGCGGAGGTGCCTCCGGCATCATGACGGTGCTCAAGTTGCGCGAGATCGGCCAGACCGACGTGCAAGTCTTCGAGCGCGCATCCGAGATCGGCGGGACGTGGCGCGACAACCGCTATCCGGGCATCGCATGCGACGTGCCGTCGCACCTGTACCGGTTCTCTTTCGCGCCGAACCCCGACTGGACGCACGTCTGCGCCTCAGGAAGCGAAATCCTGGATTACCTCCGCCGCGTTTACGAGGACTTTGACATCCAGCGCCACGTCGTCTTCAACGCCGAGGTGAAGGCCGCCACCTACAACGGGGGCCGGTGGACGCTGGAGACGACCGTCGGCACTCGCGGGCCTTTCGACGTCGTGATCACTGCGATGGGCATCCTGCGCCAGCCGGCACTGCCCGATATCCCGGGCCTGGACAGCTTCGCAGGAACCATGTTCCACACGCTGCACTGGCCCGCAGGCCTGCAGCTCGAAGGCAAGCGCGTCGGCATCATCGGCACCGGTTCCACCGCGACGCAGATCGTTTCAGCAATCGTCTCGAAGACGTCGAAGCTGTCGGTGTTCCAGCGCACGGCGCAGTGGATCATGCCGCTTCCCAACACCCCGGTTCCCGACGAGGAAAAGGAGCGCTTCCGCCGGGACCCGGTGCTGATGCAAAAGCGCTACGACGACCTTGCAGACGACTTCAACAACAAGTGGGCTGCCGCGATTGTCGGCCAGGCGCCGCGTGTGTACGCCCACATCGAACGCACCTGCCGCGAAAACCTGGAGCAAAGCGTCAAGGACCCGGTGCTGCGCGAAAAGCTGCGGCCGGACTACAAGGTGGGCTGCAAGCGGCTGGTTATGTCTGACAGCTTCTACAACGCCATACAGCAACCGAATGCCGAGCTGGTGACCGATCGCATCGAAGCAATCGAGCCCAACGGCGTGCGTACGGTCGACGGCCGCCTGCACGAACTGGACGTGCTGATCCTCGCCACGGGCTTCAACGCGCACGCAACCTTCGAGCCCATGAAGATCATCGGTCGCAACGGCCTGACGCTCGAAGATGCCTGGAAGGACAGCGCGCAGGCTTACCTGGCGGTGGCGATCCCCGGCTTCCCCAATTTCTTCATGATCGGTGGGCCGAACAGCCCGATCGGCAACTTCTCCTTCCTGATGACAGCCGAACGGCAGTGCGGCTACGCGACCCGCATGATCCAGCACATGGTGGTCACTGGCGTCAAGGCGGTGGCGCCGAAGGCGGACGCAACCCGCGAATTCAACGAGGCTGTCCGCAAGCAGATGGGCTCGACGATCTGGAGCAGCGGCTGCAGGAGCTGGTACATGGACAAGAAAGGGAACATCGCCTCCTGGCCGTGGACGTTCCAGCGCTTCGAGGACATGATGGGCATGCCCGAGCTCGATCACTACGAGCAGTACGACGAGGCCCACGCATGA
- a CDS encoding ABC transporter ATP-binding protein, with translation MSTVLRAQGLTKRFGGFVAVDDVNLSIREGSIHALIGPNGAGKTTCFNLLTKFLQPTTGQILFRDRDITRLEPAEVARLGIIRSFQISAVFGSLTAGENLLMALQRPTALPNCFWRSSSVLLSLEDRAREVARTVNLHGYFDRPAGELSYGRKRALEIATTIALEPQVMLLDEPMAGMGLEDVAVVADVIREAARDKTVVMVEHNLKVVKDLCERVTVLQRGQVLVEGGYDEISENAQVRSAYMGSEQ, from the coding sequence GTGAGCACCGTACTGCGCGCCCAGGGCCTGACCAAGCGCTTCGGCGGCTTCGTGGCCGTCGACGACGTGAACCTGTCGATCCGCGAGGGCTCGATTCACGCGCTGATCGGCCCGAACGGCGCGGGCAAGACGACCTGCTTCAACCTGCTCACGAAGTTCCTGCAGCCTACTACCGGACAGATCCTGTTCCGCGACCGCGACATCACGCGGCTCGAGCCGGCCGAGGTCGCTCGCCTGGGCATCATCCGCTCGTTCCAGATCTCCGCCGTGTTCGGCAGCCTCACGGCGGGCGAGAACCTGCTGATGGCCCTGCAGCGCCCCACGGCGCTGCCGAACTGCTTCTGGCGCTCGTCCTCCGTCCTGCTGAGCCTCGAGGACCGCGCACGCGAGGTCGCCAGGACGGTCAACCTGCACGGCTACTTCGACCGCCCTGCGGGCGAGCTGTCGTACGGGCGCAAGCGCGCGCTCGAGATCGCCACCACGATCGCGCTCGAACCGCAGGTGATGCTGCTGGACGAGCCTATGGCGGGTATGGGCCTGGAGGACGTCGCGGTAGTTGCAGACGTCATCCGCGAAGCCGCGCGTGACAAGACCGTGGTGATGGTCGAGCACAACCTGAAAGTCGTGAAGGACCTGTGCGAGCGCGTCACTGTGCTTCAGCGGGGTCAGGTGCTCGTCGAGGGAGGCTACGACGAGATCAGCGAGAACGCGCAGGTGCGCAGCGCGTACATGGGGTCCGAGCAATGA
- a CDS encoding class I adenylate-forming enzyme family protein, translating to MTNEDLPLLGDLPTRAAAKWPQQQALKWATGAMSYAELDAHIDRVACGLMRNGVNAGDKVGVLVSNGPEYVEAVFALWRIGAVAVPLNLRYREADLADVVRRGGCKVLIFSGRAGPIDFVGLVQRSLGSDLEQGSLRTILVGEGSMPGATTWASLVDTQYSPAEQLALRERRAACKASDLTLIVFTSGTTGRPKGVMHDHSCVRSVRERALLWKVQPGEAMLNYLPMFHLYSLSEAVLQCVYSGCRQVVMENFDANTALDLIEHESVNILHGFETHYGDLLRVQAELPRDVGSLRFGTLPSGLETSAAIAVQVQRVFCPTVTGTGMSESWAWMCTCAIDEPEEMRCHSSGRPLPGMEMRLADPDTGKDVPQGTPGEILFRGYSVMKGYFEDPGATAAVLDADGWLHSGDQGVMRPDGSIRFTGRYKEMLKVGGENVSPQGVEQELSALVPDILQVAVIGVPEPRLVEVPVAYVVLRPGATATEESIIAACKGKIASFKVPRRVVVVAELPQTATGKVQRAVIRKAALEGGLQLKTGAQ from the coding sequence ATGACAAACGAAGATCTTCCGCTGCTGGGCGACTTGCCCACGCGCGCCGCTGCGAAGTGGCCGCAGCAGCAAGCCCTGAAATGGGCGACAGGCGCGATGAGCTATGCCGAACTCGATGCGCACATCGACCGGGTGGCCTGCGGCCTGATGCGCAACGGCGTGAACGCCGGAGACAAGGTGGGCGTGCTGGTCAGCAACGGGCCGGAGTACGTGGAAGCCGTCTTCGCCCTCTGGCGAATCGGTGCCGTGGCGGTGCCCTTGAACCTGCGCTACCGCGAAGCGGACCTTGCCGACGTGGTGCGCCGTGGCGGCTGCAAGGTACTGATCTTCTCCGGCCGCGCGGGTCCCATCGACTTCGTCGGCCTGGTGCAGCGCAGCCTGGGCTCGGACCTGGAGCAGGGCAGCCTGCGCACGATCCTGGTCGGTGAAGGCAGCATGCCCGGCGCCACGACCTGGGCCAGCCTCGTGGACACCCAATACTCGCCGGCGGAGCAGCTGGCTCTGCGCGAGCGCCGCGCGGCTTGCAAGGCGAGCGACCTCACGCTCATCGTCTTCACCTCGGGGACGACAGGTCGCCCCAAGGGCGTGATGCACGACCACAGTTGCGTGCGCAGCGTGCGCGAGCGCGCGCTGCTCTGGAAGGTGCAGCCTGGCGAGGCCATGCTGAACTATCTGCCGATGTTCCACCTCTATTCGCTCAGCGAAGCGGTGCTGCAATGCGTGTACAGCGGCTGCCGGCAGGTCGTGATGGAGAACTTCGACGCGAACACGGCGCTTGACCTGATCGAGCACGAGTCGGTCAACATCCTCCATGGCTTCGAAACCCATTACGGCGACCTCCTGCGTGTGCAGGCCGAGCTCCCTCGCGACGTCGGCAGCCTGCGCTTCGGCACGCTGCCTTCGGGCCTCGAGACCTCGGCCGCGATCGCCGTCCAGGTGCAGCGCGTGTTCTGCCCCACCGTGACCGGAACGGGCATGTCGGAGTCCTGGGCCTGGATGTGCACCTGCGCCATCGACGAGCCCGAGGAAATGCGCTGCCACTCGTCGGGCCGACCGCTGCCCGGGATGGAGATGCGGCTGGCAGACCCCGACACCGGCAAGGACGTGCCGCAGGGCACGCCGGGCGAGATCCTGTTCCGCGGGTACTCGGTGATGAAGGGCTACTTCGAAGACCCCGGGGCCACCGCTGCCGTGCTGGACGCGGACGGCTGGCTGCACAGCGGCGACCAGGGGGTGATGCGGCCCGACGGCAGTATCCGCTTCACGGGCCGGTACAAGGAAATGCTCAAGGTCGGCGGCGAGAACGTCTCGCCGCAGGGCGTTGAACAGGAATTGAGCGCGTTGGTCCCCGACATCCTGCAGGTCGCCGTGATCGGCGTTCCCGAGCCGAGACTTGTGGAAGTGCCCGTGGCCTATGTGGTCCTGCGCCCCGGTGCGACGGCTACGGAAGAATCGATCATTGCCGCCTGCAAGGGCAAGATCGCGAGCTTCAAGGTCCCGAGACGGGTGGTCGTCGTCGCAGAGCTGCCGCAGACCGCCACCGGCAAGGTGCAGCGGGCGGTTATTCGCAAGGCGGCACTCGAGGGCGGTCTTCAATTGAAGACGGGAGCGCAATGA
- a CDS encoding ABC transporter ATP-binding protein, with product MKNILEVRDLHAWYGESHVLHGVDLQVAEGETVTLLGTNGAGKTTTLKSILGLVPKRAGHIHFEGVDLLRLPMHKMASLGLGFVPEDRGIFPGLSVRENLQLPPVHGRAAFTDEELFELFPNLREREHAEGTTLSGGEQQMLAIARPLRSGVRLLMLDEPTEGLAPLIVERIGHVLRILKSKGITILLVEQNFRFAERLADRFYVMQHGRIADSFDAAGLDARRQSLYKLLSL from the coding sequence ATGAAGAACATCCTCGAAGTGCGTGACCTGCACGCATGGTACGGCGAGAGCCATGTGCTGCACGGCGTGGATCTGCAGGTCGCCGAAGGCGAGACGGTGACGCTTTTGGGCACCAACGGCGCCGGGAAGACGACGACGCTGAAATCGATCCTCGGCCTCGTTCCCAAGCGCGCCGGGCACATTCATTTCGAAGGGGTCGACCTGCTGCGGCTCCCGATGCACAAGATGGCTTCGCTGGGGCTGGGTTTCGTGCCCGAGGACCGAGGCATCTTTCCCGGGCTGAGCGTGCGCGAGAACCTGCAGCTGCCGCCGGTGCACGGCCGGGCAGCGTTTACCGACGAGGAGCTGTTCGAGCTGTTCCCCAACCTGCGGGAACGCGAGCATGCCGAAGGCACGACGCTGTCTGGCGGCGAACAGCAGATGCTCGCCATCGCGCGGCCGCTGCGCTCGGGCGTGCGCCTCCTGATGCTGGACGAACCGACCGAAGGGCTGGCACCCCTGATCGTCGAGCGCATCGGCCACGTGCTGCGCATCCTGAAATCCAAGGGCATCACGATCCTGCTCGTCGAGCAGAACTTCCGGTTTGCCGAACGGCTGGCCGACCGCTTCTACGTGATGCAGCACGGCCGCATCGCGGACAGCTTCGACGCCGCCGGCCTGGATGCGCGGCGGCAGTCGCTCTACAAACTTCTTAGCCTCTGA